A genomic window from Sorex araneus isolate mSorAra2 chromosome 2, mSorAra2.pri, whole genome shotgun sequence includes:
- the LOC129402411 gene encoding olfactory receptor 14J1-like — protein sequence MAMLTLMSYDRYVAICLPLRYDVIMDVRTCVHGLAGVWVSGAISAAMNTAATFSIRFCGPRIIHQFFCDVPQILKLSCSNDYINELGVSAFLSFVSFICLIFIGFSYMRIFSSVLRMPSAEGRAKAFSTCLPHLAVVLLFLFTGAFEYLKSHSNSPTVSDILLTIMYTVIPPTFNPMIYSMRNKAFKSAIRKFLKRN from the coding sequence ATGGCCATGCTCACgttgatgtcctatgaccgctacgtggccatctgtcTGCCCCTGCGCTATGACGTCATCATGGACgtcagaacctgtgtccatggGCTCGCCGGCGTCTGGGTCAgtggggccatctctgcagccatGAATACggcagctactttctccatccGCTTCTGTGGCCCCCGCatcattcaccagttcttctgtgatGTTCCCCAGATCCTGAAACTCTCCTGCTCTAATGACTATATCAATGAGCTTGGTGTCTCTGCCTTCCTGTCTTTCGTTTCATTTATTTGTCTTATCTTTATTGGATTCTCCTACATGCGGATATTTTCttctgtgctgaggatgccatctgcGGAGGGCAGAGCTAAGGCCTTTTCCACCTGCCTTCCCCACCTCgctgttgttttattatttctttttacagGTGCCTTTGAGTACTTAAAATCTCATTCGAATTCTCCAACTGTGTCAGACATTCTGCTCACTATTATGTATAcagtaatcccaccaacattcaATCCAATGATCTACAGCATGAGAAATAAAGCCTTTAAGTCAGCTATTAGAAAGTTTTTGAAGAGGAATTAA